The DNA window GCTGGCGTGGAGTCCACGGGCATCATCGTGAACCGATGCGCCAGGTCCATCGCCAGCACGCCCCCCGAGGCGCGGAGGGCAATCTCTCCGGAGAGGCTCCGCCACCGGCCTTCCTCCACCAGGAACTCTCCCCGCCCCACATAGTGCGCCGCATCGGAGGCCGGGACTCGCTTGCGTCCCGGCCCCCAGCTCACGTAGTCGCCCTGGTCCTGGGCGATGAGCGTGAAGTCGATGACCGCCACGGTCCGCCCCTTGGCTTCGCGCACGAGCGCCGCGAGCCGGACGCGGTTGACCCGCACGCTCCGCTCCTCCTCCCAGAACATCATGTCGAACGCCGACCGGGCCCCCACCAGGTCCGCGCTGTGCGTCCAGGTGTCGCCCACGGCGACGCGACGCCCCGGCAGCTCGAACAGCAGCGCCACCAGGTTGTGCTGCACGGGCGACACCTGCGCCGTGATGACCCCGATGTCCATCATCGACGAGGAGGCCACGACCTGCCCCTCCAGCGCCTGGAAGATTCGCCGCCTCCGCACCGCCGCGGGGGAGTCCTCCTCCGGCGCCGCATCCACGACCCGCGTCATCTTCACCTGGGCGGAGACATCTCCCGAGGGCAGGCGCGACAGCTCCGCCGACAGCTCCAGCTCGCTCGGCATGAGCAGCGCGCCCCCCTTCGCGCGCTCCTCCTCCGGCAGCCCCCAAAGACTCACGGCGGATGGCTCATGGCGAATCATCCCCGTGCCCTCGGGCAGACGCCGCACGCTCAGCACGTAGCGCTGAGGTGCGCGAGCGACCTTCCAGCGCAGCTCGACGGACTCCGGACGCTCCACGCCCTTCGCCATGGCGGGGACACCGCACAGCAGGACCACGAGCGAGGACACCCACTGCAAAGCCGACACGCGAAAGCGATGGGACATGGAACCCTCTCTCAAGCGCCCCGGCCCTCCGACGAAAGCGGCCGACGGAGCGCGGCGCGCGCGGCTTGCCACGAGGCACCCCGCAGGCGAGGCTCGCGGGCGCGACATGACGACGAACCCAGCAGTCCCCACGGGCCCTCGGTCCGAGGACATCCACCGCGGCGATGTGTTCTGGGTGGCCCCGGATGACTCCCGAGGGCCCACCCCGGACTACTCGCATCCTCACGTCGTGGTCCAGGACGACGTCTTCAATCACTCGCGCATCACCACCGTGGTGATGTGTGCGCTGACCTCCAACCTCCACCGGGCCACCGAGCCCGGGAACGTGCTGCTGGAGCCAGGCGAAGGCGACCTCCCCAAGCAGAGCGTGGTGGTCGTCTCGCAGATCTCCTCGGTCGAGAAGTCCCGCCTCGGTGAGCGCATCGGCGCGCTGTCCGACGCGCGCGTGGAGCAGGTGCTCGCCGGCCTGCGCTTCCAACAGCAAGCGTTCTTCCGGCGGTAACCCCTTCGCGTTCCGTCGGGACGCAGCCAGGTTCCATCAGGACGCGCGCCTCCCCTCCGCCGTCGGAGGCATCCCTCCAGCGCCCAGCGTGGACACCGAAGGCACGAGGCTTGCTCAAGGCCAGACGACCTTCGAGAGGGCTCCGTCGTGTACTTCTATCACTGCCAAAGCTGCGCCCAGGGCTGGTTCTCCTCCAGGCCCAGCAAGAGGTGTCCGTTCTGCGGAGAGAAGCGGAGCTTCGTC is part of the Myxococcus landrumus genome and encodes:
- a CDS encoding type II toxin-antitoxin system PemK/MazF family toxin encodes the protein MTTNPAVPTGPRSEDIHRGDVFWVAPDDSRGPTPDYSHPHVVVQDDVFNHSRITTVVMCALTSNLHRATEPGNVLLEPGEGDLPKQSVVVVSQISSVEKSRLGERIGALSDARVEQVLAGLRFQQQAFFRR